The genomic interval GCAACCTCGTGGGGCGCCTCGGGCGTCCCCTCGTCGTCGGCGGTCTCGTCATCGTGCTCGTCAGCATCGTCGCGCTCGCGATCGTCGCGTACACCGTGCCGGCGGATGCCGTGGCGTACGCGATGGCGGGTGTCATGGCGATCGCCGGTGCCGGGGCGGGCCTCGTCGTCGCGCCGAATCAGACCCTGACCCTCGCCGACATCCCCACACGCTCGGGCGGTCTCGCGGGATCGGTGGGTCAGCTCGGCCAGCGGATCGGCACCGCCGTCGGGACGGCGGTCGGCCTGTCGCTGTTCTACTCCACGATCTACCGCGAGAGCGACGCCGACCACCACGGGCTCGAGGTCTACCACGACGCGTACGCGTACGGCATGGTGGCCGTCGGCATCTTCGTCGCCCTGGCGCTGCTGATCGGCGTCATCGACCTCGGCGCCCGGCGGCGCGCGCAGCGGAGCTGAGCTGGCCGGTCTCACGCCGTCCGCCGCGGGTCTGCCGGGCGATGTCGGGGGTCCGATTTAGCGTGGGAGCATGCGCATCCTGCACACCTCCGACTGGCACATCGGGCGGACCTTCCACGGTCACGCCACGCTCGATGCGCTGCGCGGTGTGCTCGAGACCCTGACGGCGCAGGTCCGCGAGAACGAGGTCGACGTCGTCGTCGTCGCGGGCGACGTGTTCGACTCCGCCACCCCCGCGGCGGCCTGCTACACACTCCTCAGCGACACCCTGCGCGCCCTCGCCGACACCGGTGCGCAGGTCATCGTCACGAGCGGCAACCACGACTCCGCGGCGCGGCTGGGGTTTCAGGCAGGACTGCTCCGCGACGGCATCCACGTCCTCACCGATCCGTCCCGCATCGGCGATCCCGTCACGGTCAGCGACGCGTTCGGACCGGTGCAGTTCTACGGCATCCCGTTCCTCGAACCGGCGCTGCTGCGCGCGCAGTGGCCGGGCGTCCGGTCCCAGGCCGAGGTGCTGGGACGGGCGATGGACATCGTGCGCGGCGACCTCGCCGTCCGCGGCGGGCGCTCCGTGGCGATCGCGCACTGCTTCGCGGCCGGGGTCGAGCCGACGCCGCACCTGGAACGCGACATCCAGCAGGGCGGCCTCGACGTCGTGCCGCTGTCGGTGTTCGAGGGCGTGGACTACGTCGCGCTCGGGCACATCCACGGCCGGCAGCAGCTCGCCCCGCGGGTGCGGTACGCCGGCGCGCCGCTGCACTACAGCTTCGGCGAGGGCGACAAGCCGCGCGGCTCGTGGCTGATCGACCTGGATGCCGAGGGGGTCGCCGACGCGACCTGGCTCGCCCTGCCGGTGCCCCGCCGCCTCGTGACGCTGCGCGGGCCCTTCGAGGACCTGCTGACGGGCGCCGCCCACGCCGACGCCGAGGACGCGTGGGTGTGCGTCGAGTACACCGACGCTCTGCCCGCTCGCGACCCCCTGCGCCGCCTGCAGGAGAGGTTTCCGCACTGCGCCAAGGTCGTCCACGCGCCGGAGGTCCTCGCCGCCGGCGACGTTCGCAGCTACGCCCAGCGCGTGCGCGCGGCGCGCAGCGACGCGGAACTCGTCGACGCGTTCCTCAGCCATGTCCGCGACGGCCAGGGGACCACCGACGCCGAGCGTGAGCTGCTGCGCGACGTGCTCGACGAACGGGTGCGCGCGGAGGCACTGGCGTGAAGCTGCACCGGCTCGAGCTGACCGGGTTCGGCCCCTTCCGGCAGACGCAGGTCGTCGACTTCGACGCGTTCGACGATGACGGGCTGTTCCTCATCTCGGGGCGCACCGGAGCGGGCAAGTCCAGCATCCTCGACGGCGTGAGCTTCGCGCTGTACGGCACCGTCCCCCGGTACGAGGGCGGGGAGAAGCGGTTGCGCAGCGACCACAGCTTCCTCACCGACCCGACCGAGGTGCGGCTGGAGTTCACGGTCCGCCAGACCCGCTGGCGGGTGACGCGCGCTCCGGAGTACGACCGACCGGCCAAGCGCGGCGGGGGAGTGACGACCGAGATCGCGCGCGCGGAGCTCGAGGAGCTCGTCGACGGCACCTGGGTCGGGCGGGCGGCGAAGCCCCGCACGGTCGGCGAGGTGCTCGGCGACGTGCTGGGGGTGAATGCGCAGCAGTTCCAGCAGGTGATCCTGCTGGCGCAGAACAAGTTCTCGCGTTTCCTGCTGGCGCCCGGCGAGGAGCGGCAGACGCTCTTGCGGACGCTGTTCGGCACGAAGCGCTTCGAGCAGTACCGCGACGACCTCGAGCAGCGACGGCGCGACGCGCAGCGTGAGCTGTCGGCGGTCGACGCCCGCGCGCGGACCCTGCTC from Microbacterium aurum carries:
- a CDS encoding exonuclease SbcCD subunit D, which gives rise to MRILHTSDWHIGRTFHGHATLDALRGVLETLTAQVRENEVDVVVVAGDVFDSATPAAACYTLLSDTLRALADTGAQVIVTSGNHDSAARLGFQAGLLRDGIHVLTDPSRIGDPVTVSDAFGPVQFYGIPFLEPALLRAQWPGVRSQAEVLGRAMDIVRGDLAVRGGRSVAIAHCFAAGVEPTPHLERDIQQGGLDVVPLSVFEGVDYVALGHIHGRQQLAPRVRYAGAPLHYSFGEGDKPRGSWLIDLDAEGVADATWLALPVPRRLVTLRGPFEDLLTGAAHADAEDAWVCVEYTDALPARDPLRRLQERFPHCAKVVHAPEVLAAGDVRSYAQRVRAARSDAELVDAFLSHVRDGQGTTDAERELLRDVLDERVRAEALA